One genomic region from Terriglobus aquaticus encodes:
- a CDS encoding DUF721 domain-containing protein has protein sequence MQSLRDILRSSLSTSLNALTPLDRLAAAWPVAAGHAIAERSTIVRLSGTQAGVEVRDAAWLPELRSNTPRLVADLARISGVPLTDILFFAETPGATPADLRRKTP, from the coding sequence ATGCAATCGCTTCGTGACATCCTGCGCTCCAGCCTGAGCACCTCGCTGAACGCCCTCACCCCGCTCGACCGCCTGGCCGCCGCCTGGCCCGTCGCAGCCGGTCACGCCATCGCCGAGCGCTCCACAATCGTGCGCCTCAGCGGCACGCAGGCCGGCGTAGAGGTGCGCGACGCGGCATGGCTTCCCGAACTGCGCTCCAACACTCCACGCCTCGTCGCCGACCTTGCCCGCATTAGCGGCGTCCCGCTGACCGATATACTTTTCTTCGCGGAAACCCCGGGCGCAACCCCCGCGGACCTCCGCCGAAAGACCCCATGA
- a CDS encoding TonB-dependent receptor, which translates to MLSLKSFHRSSSILMPQVLALSAVVLSGTVAAQTSNGIIHGQVTDVTGAIVPGAEIVVRSPAVGGTFKATSDQAGNYRLGDLPEAGNYSVEVVASGFQKFVRGNLLVRAGLDIAVDVPLTLGSEQQVVEVTGDTPLIDTQNAEQSVNLSGELLRSVPITGRHDWSDSLQLTPGIVSASSDAQGGQTYFLRGSENENHVTLYDGMDIGSFQQNWPSNGISISNESLGDVQIVTGGNDATSPAAMGMVINLASPAGSDQFHGSLFYLAGPSALNGNNVPGGASASTAVEQPDFAVGGPIKRQRAWFFASGRYINRNDSISQTSTQTGYLTSLAPGFQNFSNQSRGFVFLGDVTFQLSDKHRLIGLVQYDSRKQDANYQWYAANIAHSQYGGGAYGARLVSQWNPRLTTRFLVSYNNKGSNSSLSAIGGVGSQPEVDVYQSYALSSGTYIGQGSTLVTLNNLSSVGTNPASKPTFSGDVDYVIPSKWGEHLLQAGFYVIPHELSKATTYYANNGSVVLQNAVLNNPNDPSQGYRIFSQQSVAATSLLTNYISAKDAAWYIQDRWRPFSRLSITGGLRPDWISASDRIAKQTIQHSWNWAPRVAGAFVLTHDQRHVIRASWTKITDITNASYLGANAVGGTNTAATTTTYFNPNGSVLNTVTTPATSAAASGRSFDPNRHQGFVREWLVGYRGQLPKEVTVDVSYIHREYRDRPAAYDTNQIYNTTAGGTVWGGLVNPALNNTYLITNNKWNWLVADGVEFTVSRQTKALQVFSTYTYSPDHIAGTWQPNDPASFIEPQKFANNNGIGSVRGYVTNSYTGDTRDRMWQRHESRTGVTYKAPWNIRLGTLLTAQSGSAGGPVVTTLTALGTPYAGQYGPATLRISGRTVTNPLATTYRFRYDDRGTGQIYCPWLLQWNLSAGREFHITDRQSIQADLNLYNVTNNGAGQQFVNGYNIASSTFGQLQNVQQPRSAQISARYRF; encoded by the coding sequence GTGCTGTCGTTGAAGAGCTTTCACCGTTCCAGTTCCATCCTTATGCCGCAGGTGCTGGCCCTGTCTGCCGTGGTACTCAGCGGCACCGTTGCAGCGCAGACCTCGAACGGCATTATTCACGGCCAGGTGACCGATGTGACAGGCGCGATCGTTCCTGGTGCCGAGATCGTGGTGCGCAGCCCGGCGGTCGGCGGCACGTTCAAAGCCACCAGCGACCAGGCTGGAAACTACCGGCTTGGCGATCTGCCAGAGGCCGGCAACTACAGCGTGGAGGTGGTCGCCTCCGGCTTTCAGAAGTTTGTGCGCGGCAACCTGCTGGTGCGCGCGGGGCTGGACATCGCCGTGGATGTGCCACTCACCCTTGGGTCGGAGCAGCAGGTGGTTGAGGTCACAGGCGATACACCGCTCATCGACACGCAGAACGCCGAGCAGTCGGTAAACCTGAGCGGCGAACTGCTGCGTAGTGTGCCCATCACAGGCCGTCACGACTGGTCCGATTCGCTGCAACTGACCCCCGGCATTGTTAGCGCTTCGTCCGACGCGCAGGGTGGTCAAACGTACTTTCTGCGCGGGTCTGAAAACGAGAACCATGTGACGCTGTACGACGGCATGGATATCGGCAGCTTTCAGCAGAACTGGCCGTCGAACGGCATCAGCATCTCAAACGAATCGCTGGGCGATGTGCAGATCGTGACCGGCGGCAACGACGCCACCTCGCCGGCGGCCATGGGCATGGTGATCAACCTGGCGAGTCCGGCGGGGAGCGACCAGTTCCACGGCTCGTTGTTCTATCTTGCCGGGCCAAGCGCGCTGAACGGAAACAACGTTCCGGGAGGTGCGTCGGCAAGCACAGCGGTAGAGCAGCCGGACTTCGCCGTGGGTGGTCCCATTAAGCGGCAGCGGGCGTGGTTCTTTGCTTCTGGCCGCTATATCAACCGCAACGACAGCATCAGCCAGACGAGCACGCAGACCGGCTACCTGACTTCGCTCGCACCCGGCTTTCAGAACTTCTCGAATCAGTCGCGCGGTTTTGTCTTTCTGGGTGACGTCACATTCCAGCTTTCGGACAAGCATCGGCTGATCGGCCTGGTGCAGTACGACAGCCGCAAGCAGGATGCGAATTACCAGTGGTACGCGGCCAACATTGCACATTCGCAGTACGGTGGCGGCGCCTATGGTGCGCGCCTGGTCTCGCAGTGGAACCCGCGGCTTACGACACGCTTCCTGGTCTCCTACAACAACAAGGGCAGCAATTCGAGTCTGTCGGCCATTGGTGGTGTCGGCAGCCAGCCTGAAGTGGATGTGTACCAGAGCTATGCACTCTCGAGCGGAACCTACATCGGCCAAGGTTCCACGCTCGTCACGTTGAACAATCTTTCGTCGGTGGGGACGAACCCGGCCAGCAAACCTACCTTCTCGGGCGACGTGGATTACGTGATTCCATCCAAGTGGGGTGAGCACCTGCTGCAAGCCGGCTTCTATGTGATCCCGCATGAACTGAGCAAGGCAACGACGTACTACGCGAATAACGGATCGGTTGTGCTGCAGAATGCCGTGCTGAACAACCCGAACGATCCGTCGCAGGGCTATCGCATCTTCAGCCAGCAGAGTGTGGCCGCGACAAGCCTGCTGACCAACTACATCAGCGCTAAGGACGCGGCGTGGTACATCCAGGACCGCTGGCGTCCCTTCTCGCGGCTCAGCATCACGGGTGGTCTGCGGCCTGACTGGATTTCCGCCAGCGATCGCATCGCGAAGCAGACGATTCAGCACTCCTGGAACTGGGCGCCGCGCGTCGCGGGTGCGTTCGTGCTCACGCACGATCAGCGCCATGTGATCCGCGCCAGCTGGACCAAGATCACCGACATCACGAATGCGAGCTACCTGGGCGCGAATGCTGTGGGCGGCACGAACACGGCGGCGACCACTACTACTTACTTCAACCCGAACGGATCGGTCCTCAACACTGTCACTACGCCGGCTACCAGCGCCGCAGCATCCGGCCGCAGCTTCGACCCGAATCGTCACCAGGGCTTCGTCCGAGAGTGGCTTGTCGGCTATCGCGGCCAGTTGCCGAAGGAAGTGACGGTCGACGTCAGCTACATCCATCGCGAGTACCGCGACCGCCCGGCGGCGTACGACACCAATCAGATCTACAACACGACCGCGGGGGGTACGGTGTGGGGCGGCCTGGTGAACCCCGCGCTGAACAACACCTACTTGATCACCAACAACAAATGGAACTGGCTGGTCGCCGACGGTGTCGAATTCACGGTAAGCCGCCAGACTAAGGCGCTGCAGGTGTTCAGCACTTACACCTACTCGCCGGACCATATTGCCGGCACCTGGCAGCCCAACGACCCGGCGTCGTTCATAGAGCCGCAGAAGTTCGCGAACAACAACGGCATCGGATCGGTGCGTGGTTATGTAACAAACAGCTACACGGGCGACACCCGGGACCGCATGTGGCAGCGGCACGAGTCGCGCACCGGTGTGACGTACAAGGCGCCGTGGAACATCCGTCTGGGCACGTTGCTCACGGCGCAGTCGGGCAGTGCAGGCGGTCCTGTGGTGACGACGCTGACGGCGCTTGGAACGCCCTATGCCGGCCAGTACGGCCCGGCGACGCTGCGCATCAGCGGCCGCACGGTCACAAACCCGCTGGCAACCACGTACCGCTTTCGCTACGACGATCGCGGTACCGGGCAGATCTATTGCCCATGGCTGCTGCAGTGGAACCTGTCCGCCGGCCGCGAGTTCCACATAACAGATCGGCAGTCCATCCAAGCCGATTTGAACCTGTACAACGTGACCAATAACGGTGCGGGCCAGCAGTTCGTGAACGGCTACAACATCGCGTCCAGCACCTTTGGCCAACTACAGAACGTTCAGCAGCCCCGGTCCGCTCAGATTAGCGCACGTTACCGCTTCTAA
- a CDS encoding S9 family peptidase, whose product MSMLSYKLFAAAALMAGASWMQLPAAETPAKFTLQDLLAVEPLGEAALSPDGKTFALVRGGQIGMMPADGGWPVVLTTTPGGKSGVQWSPDGRHLAYASQGSIWSVAVDGGAPRRLTNAPAGAGDPRQAGDRDPHWSPDGKWIVFASGRRGNSSLLAVSADGTTTSFLTPPTEEASAAEWSHDGRSIAYVSRTKDSFSGSIRLLRFAPGAAEFDAKAIRTLYTAPVDRGGGWSIRSLSWSHDDRQIATALQNSGWEHIYVVPVSGGAPKQLTEGHFEDSDPEFSPDGKNIVFVSNRDLAEASAIWVVPASGGEAHAAAKFQAAGVSSSPRWSDDGKQIYFHRQTATTTGDVYTVPSDAADKARSLSSTTPVTIARAFQTPERVTWKSKDGREISGLLYKPQSARPGAKLPAVLWIHGGPEGQDVYRADGWAQYLAQEGYLVLEPNYRGSTGYGEAFRNANVEDSNGGEVDDVAAGAEFLVTQKGADPARLGIGGGSHGGTMVAYMVTRYPDLFAAAIELYGVVDRALFLERTNGPSAIRWSMKMGGSPSEKPENYRRANVLLSIDKVHTPLLVMHGQNDPQVPPAESARFVEALHAAHKTVFYFTYAGELHGFAQPAHRLDAWEKQKAFFDHYLSPKQGLTSTSTEEVLFPGSGVKGASPSTVEGVALP is encoded by the coding sequence ATGTCGATGCTCTCTTACAAGCTTTTTGCGGCCGCTGCACTTATGGCCGGCGCCTCGTGGATGCAGTTGCCGGCTGCGGAGACCCCGGCGAAGTTTACGCTGCAGGACCTGCTGGCAGTGGAGCCCCTGGGTGAGGCTGCGCTGTCGCCCGATGGCAAGACGTTTGCGTTGGTGCGTGGTGGGCAGATTGGCATGATGCCTGCGGACGGTGGCTGGCCCGTGGTTCTTACCACCACGCCCGGTGGCAAGTCCGGTGTGCAGTGGTCGCCGGATGGCAGGCACCTGGCCTACGCCAGCCAGGGCAGCATCTGGTCGGTTGCCGTGGATGGTGGTGCGCCGAGGCGGCTTACCAACGCACCGGCTGGAGCGGGCGACCCACGCCAGGCGGGAGACCGTGACCCGCACTGGTCGCCCGATGGGAAATGGATCGTGTTCGCCAGCGGACGACGCGGAAACAGCAGCTTGCTGGCGGTGAGCGCGGACGGCACGACAACATCGTTTCTGACGCCACCCACGGAAGAGGCAAGCGCGGCCGAGTGGTCGCACGACGGCAGGTCGATCGCTTACGTCTCTCGCACGAAGGACAGCTTCAGCGGAAGCATTCGACTGCTGCGCTTTGCGCCCGGCGCCGCGGAGTTCGATGCCAAGGCGATTCGCACGCTCTACACTGCGCCGGTCGATCGGGGCGGCGGTTGGTCCATTCGATCGTTGAGCTGGTCGCATGACGATCGGCAGATCGCAACCGCCCTGCAGAACTCGGGGTGGGAGCACATCTACGTGGTGCCGGTAAGTGGTGGAGCTCCCAAGCAGCTTACCGAAGGCCACTTTGAAGATAGCGATCCGGAGTTCTCGCCGGATGGGAAAAACATTGTCTTCGTCTCCAATCGTGACCTCGCGGAGGCATCGGCCATCTGGGTCGTTCCAGCCTCAGGCGGGGAAGCTCATGCCGCGGCAAAATTTCAGGCGGCGGGCGTGAGCTCAAGCCCGCGCTGGTCCGACGACGGCAAGCAAATCTACTTTCATCGGCAGACCGCGACCACAACAGGCGATGTGTACACGGTGCCGAGCGATGCAGCCGACAAGGCGCGGTCCCTGTCCAGCACGACGCCGGTCACGATCGCCCGAGCGTTCCAAACACCCGAACGCGTTACGTGGAAGAGCAAGGACGGCCGTGAGATCAGCGGTCTTCTGTACAAACCGCAGAGCGCCAGGCCAGGTGCAAAGCTGCCTGCGGTGCTATGGATTCACGGTGGCCCTGAGGGACAGGACGTGTACCGCGCAGATGGCTGGGCGCAGTACCTCGCACAAGAGGGGTACCTGGTGCTTGAGCCGAACTACCGCGGCAGCACCGGCTACGGCGAGGCATTCCGCAACGCCAACGTGGAGGACTCGAACGGCGGCGAGGTGGATGACGTTGCAGCGGGCGCCGAGTTCCTTGTCACGCAGAAGGGTGCAGACCCGGCCCGGCTCGGCATTGGCGGTGGCAGCCACGGCGGCACCATGGTGGCTTACATGGTCACGCGCTATCCCGACCTGTTTGCAGCGGCTATCGAGCTGTACGGTGTGGTCGACCGGGCGCTGTTTCTGGAGAGAACCAATGGCCCGTCCGCGATCCGCTGGAGCATGAAGATGGGCGGCAGCCCGTCGGAAAAACCGGAGAACTATCGGCGCGCGAATGTTCTGCTCTCGATCGATAAGGTGCACACGCCGCTCCTGGTCATGCACGGGCAGAACGATCCGCAGGTACCGCCCGCGGAGTCGGCACGCTTCGTGGAAGCCCTGCACGCAGCGCACAAGACGGTGTTCTACTTCACCTACGCTGGGGAACTCCACGGCTTTGCGCAACCGGCCCACAGGCTGGACGCGTGGGAAAAGCAGAAGGCATTTTTCGACCACTATCTATCTCCCAAGCAGGGGCTAACGAGCACATCCACAGAAGAGGTGCTCTTTCCGGGATCCGGTGTGAAAGGCGCCTCCCCAAGTACCGTGGAAGGCGTTGCGCTCCCGTAG
- a CDS encoding D-glycero-alpha-D-manno-heptose-1,7-bisphosphate 7-phosphatase — MASTSRPALFLDRDGVINEEIGYLHRFEDVRFVPGAADLIRTANTLGLPVIVITNQAGIGRGFYTEAQFHSLMQSMRDALAQHHAHLTAVYFSPFHPEHGLGDYRRDTECRKPRPGMLLQAAREHGLDLSASALVGDRCSDIEAGAAAGVPHRFLIHGTEPEPCTCASYTPVQDLQTVTGWLLDHYGTKNPQTDPAEATEAANAHAIAS; from the coding sequence ATGGCTTCCACCTCGCGGCCCGCGCTCTTTCTCGACCGCGACGGCGTCATCAACGAAGAAATCGGCTATCTGCATCGCTTCGAAGACGTCCGCTTCGTCCCGGGCGCCGCGGACCTCATCCGCACCGCCAATACGCTGGGCCTGCCCGTCATCGTCATCACCAACCAGGCCGGCATCGGCCGCGGCTTCTACACCGAGGCGCAGTTCCACTCTCTGATGCAATCCATGCGCGACGCCCTTGCCCAGCACCACGCGCACCTCACCGCCGTCTACTTCTCCCCATTCCACCCCGAGCACGGTCTCGGCGACTACCGACGCGACACGGAATGCCGTAAACCCCGCCCTGGCATGCTCTTGCAAGCCGCTCGCGAACACGGCCTCGACCTGTCCGCCTCCGCCCTCGTCGGTGATCGCTGTTCCGACATCGAAGCCGGTGCCGCCGCCGGTGTCCCGCACCGCTTCCTCATCCACGGCACCGAGCCCGAGCCCTGCACCTGCGCCTCCTACACGCCGGTCCAGGACCTCCAAACCGTCACCGGCTGGCTCCTCGACCATTACGGAACAAAGAACCCGCAAACCGATCCCGCCGAAGCGACCGAGGCAGCAAACGCCCATGCAATCGCTTCGTGA
- a CDS encoding M14 family metallopeptidase: protein MKTLAFLFAALLGVNALAQTAITSPEQAFGFKPGTDRKLADWVQLTSYFKTLSTQSKRVLYEEVGKTTEGRPFVAVTISAPDTLAHLDDYKRLQAALADPRVTTPEQAKELVARGKTVLVVTCNIHSTEIASAQSSAEFAYRLASEDSPEVRAILQNVIIVLVPSLNPDGEQLVVDWYKKYLGTPYEGSNPVVLYHHYVGHDDNRDWSSFTQIETRLAVQKVINPWHPQILYDIHQMQSNGPRIYLPPWVDPIDPNVDPLLVQSMNALGTQTAFDIARTGKQGVLIHGVYDFWSPLRDYIALHNGLRVLTESASVNIASPINIPFSRLGKGIGFDAKLATWNFPDPWKGGRWTLGDIVAYQQDAFFSIARNAAINREHYLSDYYTLGQHALHPKDAPFAYVIPAEQTESAAAARLVNILITGANEVQQARASFSADGKQYAAGSYIVKLAQPYGAFAKSLLEIQDYPNIPEYPGGPLQRPYDVTAQTLPLLFGVKAVPVKKAFQVETENVSHAEPPTGSFTAQRSAPGYLIRDDSNSSLYALFALLKRGLRVYRVPGPGQEPDSLYVPQQNGLESALEDAAKHLPITILPAQAAPQGAALQVSLPRIALYQSWTAAIDEGWTRWIFDQNGIPYTSVVDADIRKGDLNRRFDVVILPDNSPSAITSGRLGREDGDAPQPPPEFRGGLGESGLASLRAFAEGGGTIVALNRASQVYTAKDSPVSNALESVAAKDFYIPGSILEVSLDTSSPLALGSKPTLPIFFQQGPAFRLSGNARSAANYTSSKPLLSGWILGGQYLQGTSALADEPVGKGHVILFGFQPQYRAQAEGTYRLFYNALLYGTSVPATLAAEHGPAHVTKRKGERP from the coding sequence ATGAAGACACTTGCCTTTCTTTTTGCTGCCTTGCTGGGCGTCAACGCGCTCGCGCAGACCGCCATCACGTCGCCCGAACAGGCCTTTGGCTTCAAACCCGGTACCGATCGCAAGCTGGCGGACTGGGTGCAGCTGACCAGCTACTTCAAGACGCTCAGTACGCAATCCAAACGCGTGTTGTACGAAGAGGTGGGGAAGACGACGGAAGGCAGGCCATTCGTCGCGGTGACGATCTCTGCTCCCGACACACTCGCGCATCTGGACGACTATAAGCGCCTGCAGGCGGCGCTTGCGGATCCGCGGGTGACCACACCAGAGCAAGCGAAGGAACTTGTGGCACGCGGCAAGACGGTGTTGGTGGTGACCTGCAACATCCATTCCACGGAGATCGCAAGCGCGCAAAGCTCGGCTGAGTTCGCCTACCGCCTCGCTTCAGAAGACAGCCCGGAGGTCCGCGCCATCCTGCAAAACGTGATCATCGTGCTCGTTCCTTCGCTGAATCCCGATGGCGAGCAGTTGGTTGTGGACTGGTACAAGAAGTATCTCGGCACGCCGTACGAGGGGTCGAACCCGGTGGTGCTCTACCACCACTATGTCGGCCACGATGATAACCGCGACTGGAGTTCGTTCACGCAGATCGAAACCAGACTCGCGGTGCAGAAAGTCATCAATCCCTGGCACCCGCAGATCCTGTACGACATTCACCAGATGCAGTCCAATGGACCGCGCATCTATCTGCCGCCGTGGGTTGACCCGATCGATCCCAACGTCGATCCGCTGCTCGTGCAGTCCATGAATGCGCTCGGCACACAGACCGCGTTCGACATCGCGCGCACGGGCAAGCAGGGTGTGCTGATCCATGGTGTGTACGACTTCTGGTCTCCGCTGCGCGACTACATCGCGTTGCACAACGGTTTGCGGGTGCTGACGGAGTCGGCCAGCGTGAACATTGCCTCACCCATCAACATCCCGTTCAGCCGGCTGGGCAAAGGAATCGGCTTCGACGCGAAGCTTGCTACCTGGAACTTTCCCGATCCATGGAAGGGTGGCCGCTGGACGCTGGGCGACATCGTTGCTTACCAGCAGGACGCGTTTTTCTCAATCGCTCGGAATGCCGCGATTAATCGGGAACACTACCTGAGCGACTACTACACACTCGGCCAGCACGCGCTGCATCCGAAAGACGCTCCCTTTGCTTACGTCATTCCCGCCGAGCAGACCGAATCCGCTGCGGCGGCGCGCCTTGTAAATATTCTGATCACCGGCGCAAACGAAGTGCAGCAGGCCAGGGCTTCTTTCTCTGCGGATGGAAAGCAGTACGCGGCGGGCAGTTACATCGTGAAGCTGGCGCAGCCCTATGGCGCGTTTGCCAAGTCCCTGCTTGAGATACAGGATTATCCGAACATCCCGGAGTACCCAGGTGGGCCACTGCAACGGCCCTACGATGTGACGGCGCAGACGCTGCCGTTGCTCTTTGGCGTGAAGGCTGTTCCGGTCAAGAAGGCGTTCCAGGTGGAGACTGAGAACGTCTCCCACGCCGAGCCGCCCACCGGCAGTTTTACGGCGCAGCGTTCCGCGCCGGGGTACCTGATCCGCGACGATTCGAACAGCAGCCTGTATGCGCTGTTTGCCCTGCTGAAGCGCGGCCTGCGCGTGTACCGCGTCCCCGGGCCGGGGCAGGAGCCGGACTCGTTGTATGTGCCGCAGCAGAACGGGCTTGAGTCGGCGCTGGAAGATGCGGCCAAGCACTTGCCTATCACCATCTTGCCGGCACAGGCTGCACCGCAGGGCGCGGCTCTGCAGGTGAGCTTGCCACGCATCGCGCTTTATCAGAGCTGGACCGCAGCTATCGACGAGGGATGGACGCGGTGGATCTTCGACCAAAACGGGATTCCCTACACTTCGGTGGTCGATGCGGACATTCGGAAAGGCGATCTGAACCGCCGCTTCGATGTGGTCATTCTGCCTGACAATTCACCGTCCGCCATCACCAGCGGACGACTGGGCAGGGAAGATGGCGACGCACCGCAGCCGCCGCCGGAGTTTCGCGGGGGCTTAGGTGAATCCGGTCTCGCCAGTCTTCGCGCCTTTGCCGAAGGCGGCGGCACGATTGTGGCTCTGAATCGTGCGTCGCAGGTCTACACGGCGAAGGACTCGCCCGTGTCGAATGCATTGGAAAGCGTCGCAGCAAAGGACTTCTACATCCCCGGCTCGATCCTTGAGGTGTCGCTGGATACGTCGAGCCCGCTCGCCCTCGGCTCCAAGCCGACGCTGCCCATCTTCTTTCAGCAGGGGCCCGCGTTTCGCTTGAGCGGCAATGCACGGTCCGCGGCAAACTACACCAGCAGCAAGCCTCTGCTGAGCGGTTGGATTCTGGGCGGCCAATATCTGCAGGGAACGTCCGCCCTGGCCGACGAGCCCGTCGGCAAGGGGCACGTCATCCTGTTCGGCTTCCAGCCGCAGTACCGGGCGCAGGCAGAGGGCACCTATCGGCTCTTCTACAACGCTCTGCTCTACGGCACATCTGTTCCAGCAACGCTGGCCGCGGAACACGGGCCGGCACACGTGACAAAGCGCAAAGGGGAGCGGCCATGA
- a CDS encoding glycoside hydrolase family 127 protein: protein MLRPRSFAAISPVVGKTRLEQFDYGQVELLDGPMLDQFRQNHTFFLNLSDDMMLKPFRVAAGQPAPGEDMGGWYTASPNFDPPRNMTGYIPGHTFGQYLSALARAYAVTGDKNTQAKVDRLVKGYAATISPKFWNDYCLPAYTSDKTTCGLIDAHQFAGQRDALAVLNHATDVVLPFLPPKALNRAEMAERPHPNVAWTWDESYTLPENFFLAYQRSGDVRYRELAIRFLQDDTYFNPLSEGKNVLPGEHAYSHLNALCSAVQAYLVTGSEKHLRAATNGFNFVLSTQSFATGGWGPNESFRKPDTDALAKSLEDTHASFETPCGAYGHFKMARYLMRITGDSTYGDSMEAILYNTVLGSLPIQEDGQSFYYSDYNNDAVKGFHPDKWPCCSGTLPQITADYGISSYFRAPGAVYVNLFVPSRVSWQQSGARYALEQRTQYPLVPVTTLRVLAPRPATFAVHLRVPAWAGPKTAVRVNGKPFASSLRPGTFLAIQREWKNSDTIEYTLDMPIALKAVDSKNPDNVALMQGPLTLFAVNDVHARFSRAQLLGASQKSQGSNEWLVASQRNGNITFKPFFAIQREHYRLYHQLAS, encoded by the coding sequence TTGCTTCGTCCTCGCTCTTTCGCGGCCATCTCACCCGTTGTTGGTAAGACCCGCCTCGAGCAGTTCGACTACGGTCAGGTGGAGTTGCTGGACGGCCCCATGCTCGACCAGTTCAGACAGAACCATACCTTCTTCCTGAACCTGAGCGATGACATGATGCTCAAGCCATTCCGTGTAGCCGCTGGGCAGCCAGCACCGGGCGAGGACATGGGCGGCTGGTATACGGCGTCACCGAACTTCGACCCACCCAGGAACATGACCGGCTACATCCCTGGGCATACCTTCGGGCAGTACCTCTCTGCCTTGGCGAGAGCGTACGCGGTCACGGGCGACAAGAACACACAAGCCAAGGTGGACCGGCTCGTAAAGGGCTATGCGGCGACCATCTCTCCAAAGTTCTGGAACGATTACTGCCTCCCCGCCTACACGTCGGACAAGACAACCTGCGGTTTGATCGACGCTCACCAATTTGCAGGCCAACGCGACGCCTTGGCTGTGCTGAATCACGCAACAGACGTGGTACTTCCCTTCCTTCCACCGAAGGCCCTGAACCGTGCCGAGATGGCGGAGCGACCGCACCCGAACGTCGCATGGACGTGGGATGAGAGCTACACACTTCCTGAGAACTTCTTCCTTGCCTATCAGCGGAGTGGAGATGTGCGCTACCGCGAGTTAGCGATCCGATTCCTTCAGGACGACACCTACTTCAATCCCCTAAGCGAAGGAAAGAATGTGCTGCCTGGCGAGCATGCATACAGCCATCTCAATGCGCTCTGCTCCGCAGTGCAGGCCTACCTGGTGACAGGAAGCGAAAAGCACTTGCGAGCCGCAACGAATGGCTTCAACTTCGTTCTCTCCACGCAGAGCTTTGCGACTGGCGGCTGGGGCCCCAACGAATCGTTCCGCAAACCCGATACCGACGCCCTGGCGAAGAGCCTTGAGGACACCCACGCGAGCTTCGAGACGCCGTGTGGCGCGTACGGGCACTTCAAGATGGCGCGATACCTCATGCGCATCACTGGCGATAGCACCTATGGGGACAGCATGGAGGCCATTCTCTACAACACGGTGCTCGGTTCCCTGCCGATCCAGGAAGACGGCCAGAGTTTCTACTACTCCGACTACAACAACGATGCTGTGAAGGGCTTTCACCCGGATAAGTGGCCCTGCTGCTCCGGCACTCTGCCGCAGATCACAGCCGACTACGGTATTTCGAGCTACTTCCGCGCACCGGGAGCCGTCTATGTCAACCTGTTCGTGCCGTCGCGCGTCTCGTGGCAGCAGAGCGGTGCACGATACGCGCTGGAACAGCGTACACAATACCCCCTTGTGCCAGTGACCACGCTTCGTGTCCTCGCGCCCAGGCCTGCGACCTTTGCTGTGCATCTTCGTGTGCCGGCTTGGGCGGGTCCCAAGACGGCTGTCCGCGTGAACGGGAAGCCATTCGCATCGTCGCTCCGGCCTGGCACCTTCCTTGCGATCCAGCGTGAGTGGAAGAACAGCGACACCATCGAGTACACCCTGGACATGCCGATTGCGCTCAAGGCGGTCGACTCCAAGAACCCGGACAATGTCGCGCTTATGCAGGGTCCCCTCACTCTTTTCGCGGTGAACGACGTACACGCCCGGTTCAGTCGCGCGCAGCTACTCGGAGCCTCGCAGAAAAGCCAAGGCTCCAACGAGTGGTTAGTCGCCTCGCAGCGGAATGGGAACATCACATTCAAGCCATTCTTCGCGATTCAGCGGGAGCACTACCGTTTGTATCACCAGCTAGCTTCCTAA
- the gatC gene encoding Asp-tRNA(Asn)/Glu-tRNA(Gln) amidotransferase subunit GatC codes for MTDIPTSTPSAPAASVSLEEVRHVAALANLELTPDEEPRMQHDLNAILAHVARLQQLDTTGVEAMAQVGQLLQIPAAPAGADLRPDAVRPSVDRSEVMREAPETDGRFFKVPKVIER; via the coding sequence ATGACCGACATCCCGACCTCAACACCTTCTGCACCGGCCGCCTCCGTCTCGCTCGAAGAGGTCCGCCACGTCGCCGCGCTCGCCAATCTGGAACTCACCCCGGACGAAGAGCCACGCATGCAGCACGACCTGAACGCCATCCTCGCCCACGTCGCGCGACTGCAGCAGCTTGACACCACCGGCGTCGAAGCCATGGCCCAGGTCGGTCAGCTTCTCCAGATTCCCGCCGCACCCGCCGGAGCCGACCTCCGCCCCGACGCCGTGCGCCCGTCCGTCGACCGTTCCGAGGTCATGCGCGAAGCTCCCGAAACCGACGGCCGCTTCTTCAAAGTCCCCAAAGTCATCGAGCGCTAA